A stretch of Leucobacter aridicollis DNA encodes these proteins:
- a CDS encoding agmatine deiminase family protein, with translation MTTWRMPIEGHAQERIWLAWPTSGYTLGDTEAEVESARTTWAAVANAASEFEAVTVVVNPGDEAIAARYLSGQIERLVAPLNDAWMRDIGPSFVIGDDGTLGAVNYRFNGWGGQDWAEWDKDQHIGRIIAEAAGATLVDSEMTNEGGGIQVDGTGRVVLTETVQLDPGRNPGWTKEQVEAELARTIGTDRAIWLPRGLTRDHDTFGTRGHADILAAFTTPDVLLMHRQDAESHPDHAIARTNREVVERYRDDRSDQFDIVDLPAPETLRDDEGFVDYSYINHLVVNGGVLACAFADPADDRALGVLRDVYPGREVVAIDARPLFARGGGIHCITQQQPAL, from the coding sequence ATGACCACATGGCGTATGCCTATCGAGGGCCACGCGCAGGAGCGCATCTGGCTCGCATGGCCGACCTCGGGCTACACGCTCGGCGACACCGAGGCGGAGGTCGAGTCGGCGCGCACGACGTGGGCCGCCGTCGCGAATGCCGCCAGCGAGTTCGAGGCCGTCACTGTGGTCGTGAACCCTGGCGACGAGGCGATCGCCGCCCGATACCTCTCGGGTCAGATCGAGCGCCTCGTCGCCCCGCTGAACGATGCGTGGATGCGCGACATCGGCCCGAGCTTTGTCATCGGCGACGATGGCACGCTCGGCGCCGTGAACTACCGCTTCAACGGCTGGGGCGGTCAGGACTGGGCCGAGTGGGATAAGGATCAGCACATCGGCCGGATCATCGCCGAGGCTGCAGGCGCAACGCTCGTCGACTCCGAGATGACGAACGAGGGCGGCGGGATCCAGGTCGACGGTACCGGACGCGTTGTACTTACCGAGACCGTGCAGCTCGACCCGGGACGCAACCCGGGCTGGACCAAGGAGCAGGTCGAGGCGGAGCTCGCGCGCACGATCGGCACCGATCGCGCCATCTGGCTCCCCCGCGGTCTCACCCGCGACCACGACACCTTCGGCACCCGCGGCCACGCCGACATTCTCGCGGCGTTCACCACGCCAGACGTGCTGCTCATGCACCGGCAGGACGCGGAGTCGCACCCAGACCACGCGATCGCGCGCACGAACCGCGAGGTCGTTGAGCGGTACCGCGACGACCGCTCTGACCAGTTCGACATTGTCGATCTGCCGGCGCCCGAGACGCTGCGCGACGACGAGGGATTTGTCGACTACAGCTACATCAACCATCTCGTCGTGAACGGCGGCGTGCTCGCCTGCGCGTTCGCCGATCCCGCGGACGACCGCGCGCTCGGCGTGCTCCGTGACGTCTACCCGGGCCGCGAGGTTGTGGCGATCGATGCCCGCCCGCTGTTTGCGCGCGGCGGCGGCATCCACTGCATTACGCAGCAGCAGCCTGCCCTGTAG